AGTTGTTATACGTTCACGTACTTCGTCAAAAGAACGAAGATCAGTTTCGAATGTTCTAGAAGTACCAATAGATTTCTTCTTTTCAGGCTCAACCATTTCGATAGTTGGAATACCTTTCAAATCCTTTTGCAAGTTCAACCCGGTAATGGTCATATTCTTTCTTACCCAGGCTTCAGAGAGATTCACAAAGTCAATAGCTTTATAAGCACCAATAGCATAAAGCTTCTTAGCATTTCTTCTACCTACGCCCCATATATCCTCAACCTTAAGCCATTTCAGAGCTTTAATGCGCTTCTCTTCCGTATCAATGACATAACTACCACCAGTCTCATTTGGAAACTTCTTTGCAATCCTGTTGGCCAGTTTAGCCAGGGCTTTAGTAGGAGCAGTTCCAATACTTATTGGTATACCGGTACCTTTTTCAATCCTTGCTTTCATTTCAAGACCATACTTCTGCAGGTCCACATTAATACCCTCCAGATTCAGGAAACACTCATCAATAGAATAAATCTCCTGGTGAGGACTGTAATTTGATAATAGAGACATTACACGTCTGCTCATATCACCATAGAGAGGGAAGTTGGCCGAAAACACTTTAACCTTGTATCTTCGAAATAGATGCTCATACTCGAACGCAGGTGCCCCCATAGGTATGCCAATTGCTTTAGCCTCATTTGACCTTGCAATAACACAACCATCGTTGTTGCTTAAAACAACAACTGGTATTCCGATTAGAGTAGGATTGAATACTCTTTCACAGGAAGCGTAAAAGTTATTACAGTCTATAAGTGCGTACATCTATATTTTCGGCTATACTTATATTTGTTTTTGTTTCTTGCCTATAATTGGTTAATTTTGTTTTTCTCAATTGATAGAAAAATCACAATCAGGGTGTCTAGAAAATAATTGATTTATTTTCATTTAATATATGGTAGTAATTAACGATGAAGTCTGAAGGCATTCCACTTCATCGTTTTTTTGTGTCAATGTTTACGTATAGAATACTTTACCACTCCCCATATAGTCACACCCTGTTCATAGTTCACCTCTAATAATGGGAAGTCCTTATTCGAAGGAACCAGGAAGCACTTACCATCTTTCATTTTAATACGCTTCAATGTAAATTCACCATCGATAAAACAAAGAGCGATTTTATTTTCTTCCCACTCTAAGCTTTTATCAATAATCAGAAGATCTCCATCACTAAAATCATTACCCATAGAACTACCCGATACCCTTGCAAAGAATGTAGTTTCTTTATGATCTACCAGCAGTTCATCCAAACTTATATAGTCGTGGAAGAAGTCATCCGCAGGAGAAGGGAAGCCAGCCTGAACATTACCTATGTACGGGTACTTCTGCTCAGAACTCTCAGGTTGAATAAGTTCTATTTTTTGGGTGTTTAGTTGCTTTTTCATTCCAGCAAATTTACTCTATTTTCAGATCAGTTTTTCCAAGATTTGAAAATTTAAGATACATACAATAAGATTTGATAAGTATAAATAAAATAGTTAATTTTGAGAAATATCAAACTTAAAGACCATGAGTGCAGATACTTTTAGACTAATTTCAGCAATTGTAATAATCGTAAGTTTACTATTAATTATCTTTTTCACAATAGAAGCGAGATGGAGATCATTAAGGGCTCATAAGAGAAGTCCCGAAGTGAGAGAGAGGTATAAAACAATGATCCTGCAGTATAAACCAAAGAAACATAACTCAAAAACAACTCATACCGACACATCCATTAAATAGTTGTATTAAGCCATAACTCAATGGATGCCACGATGAGGATTACGCAAGTAATTCTCATCGTTTATTTTATCAATGGTATTAAAGAGATGAGGAAAAACGCTCGCGAAGCGACCTTAAAGTCATCGTTTTTCCGTGTTTAAAATATTATATTATTTTGTAAAACAATGATATAATACATCGACACTACGCTTTTCCAAATAATTAAAGAACGGTTCTACCCCATTAACTTTCGAAAACTTAGCTTTTATCCTGTTTAATAGCTCATCGTCAGACTTAGCATTCATTGCTTTTTTAAGTGAAGCGATATCTTCTACCGTAATAATTTTTTCTTCTTCGAATCCATTACCAGAATCGTACGAACAAAAATAAAATGACTCAGAATCCAGTTCGATAGTTATACTACGACTAATTTCATAATTATCTTTGTAAATTTCCATGATTGATTTTTAATTAATGCTTATAAAGTTATGATATATATTTGATATATACCTATCATACAAATGATAAGTGAATAGAAACAATAATATAACATCAATCCCACACCGGAAGGTGTGGCGCACTTTTTGTGCAAACCGATAAGTTTAAAAACGCCAATGCTGTATGGAGTTGACACTCCATACAGCAAGCGATGAAGTGAGTGAGTTGAGATTGTCAGGCGTAGCCTGGTAACGAATTGAACGGCAAAAGAACAGGTTGTAACAGGTCGGGAGCGATCCGGTGTGGATGACGGGAGCTTGCGACCAGAATGCACACTTCAATAGAGCGGAGTTGAACAATCCCAAAAAGCGGTGCGGTGTGAATGGAGAGAATGAAGTTGGACACAGAAGTGAATAGACGGTGCGATAGTTACATTAAGAACCGATGGTAGAAATGAACGATGTGGTCGACGGAATGAAAGGAGTGAACAGGGTAAAGCGAGGTGAGTAGAAAGATTAGGCAGTTAATATTAGGAATGGCATACCTGCAAAAAATGTGACACACCGATCTGCCCGACTGACCCGCATAGCAATTAACATATAGATTTTGCTATGGATAGTTATTCAATTCCCATAAATATTTAATTCCCACATTAAAATGTTTTAAAAGAAATAGCCAGGACGTTCTTTTCTAATCACATCTGAAACTTCTTCAATTAACTTTGCACAAGCTAACACGAATTCGTCGTTCACTTCAATTAATGTTCGAATTTCCGAAACATCACCTTCATTAAAATAATCTTCTCCAGGCATTTTTATTTTAAAAGACAATTTACTTGATTTAGCAACCAACGTTTCATAACTTCGCCCCTCTCCATGTTTAAGAACGTTAATAGCGCAGATAAAATCTTCAAAACGATTTTTTAGATCATAATTGTCCGAATTATTTAGGATTTTTCTTGCTTCTTCAAAACCATTCCTACAAGCTAAACCGTCTTGTAATATGGATTCAAATATCGAAAACATTCCTACTGCAGTGATTGCCTTTTGAAGTTGAATCATTTGAAGATTCTTAATAAGAAAAGTTGAACCGCTTGTTCGGAGTTGTACTATTACTTTAGATTCAACTTCTTCCAATATGCCTAAAGTAAAAGAAGTACTTCTAAATACTAATTCACTAAATTGATGCATATCCTTATTTATAATAACTAATATCGGTTAAATATAAGAGCAGTGGCTGATATCAAGGCGATTACCTGTCCGCCATCACAAAATTTATTAAATGCACAGACCTTGATTTTACCACTTCACCCGCTATTGCTTTTTACAATGTTGTTTATTCGTTGTATATTTAGTTCATGCTCATCAGCGTGGCCAAGGGCATACTCTTGGGCAAGTTTTGGCTTGCGTGTCGGCTGGTGCGACTTGGCATTGTGTATGGCTGTTGTGCATTGGCATATCAGTTTTGTTCTTGTTTTATTGCGTCTTCAATTATCTTGTTTATCGCCTGTTGTTTTTCTTCAATTTGTCTGTCAATTACTTTTTGCTCGTCAAGTTGTGTTTTGATTTTTTCAACTATTTCAGCCTGTTTGGTATCGTCCCAATCGGGAATTGGAAACTCTTTTATTTGACTTGGGAAAATGTTAGTGTTGTTGCCAAGTCCTTTTTTGTGAGTGTAAACCAGATACTGAAAAAAGTCGCTTCGCATATAGTAATAGGCACACAAAGGGTCAAAACCTGTTAGTCTTATTCTTTGCGTGAAGTCTGCAAAAATTCCGTTTATGTCTTCGTCTTCAATTAGGGCAACTTTTCCGATTGTTCCTTCTCCAGAACGTGCTAAAAGGATGTCGCCTTTTTTCACTGTCTTGTTTAGATTACTTGCTGCATAACTTTCAGAAACCCTTTTGCAGTCTTCGGGGTCAAATTCCCAAGTTTTGATATTTGACATTGCGATATAAAAATATTCACCTTCTTCATCATAGTCGCTTGGTGAAACACTTTTGCCCAAAACGATATTCTCGGAGATGAAATCTTTAATTCGCTTGTTTGTCATGCTTTCTAAAAATGATTGAATATAAGCTCCTGCTTTGTTATGAAAGCGAATACCCATTCGGCAATCAATGTTGTTTGAAAACTTTGAAATGCTTGAAGTATAACTTTTCTCTTTCTTGATGTTTTCAAACGCTGACCAATCAAAGTCAAATGATTCTCCAAAAACTTGATTGATAATGCTTAAAGTTTGCTTCTTGGTTGCTTTTAGATTTGCAATATCTTGTTTTAAAGGACTTATTTTTTCAATAAGCTCTGATTGTGAATTAACAAGTGCATCAACAATTGATTTCGGGAAACGAATAGATTTTAAATCGTCTACCCTTAAAGTAGGATAACCTTTACCTTGTCTTGATACTGCATTTATTTGATTGATAAATTTTGTTCTTAGAGCTAAAAAGAAAAGTTCAGAATTGATTTTTGGTCTAATATGAATAAACGCTTTAGTAAAATACGTTTCTTCGTTTTCAATTAAAACATTTTTATTTAGGTAAGGTCTAATTTTAGAAATCAGAACATCACCCGATAAGGGTTTGATAATATCTCCCTTTTCAATCTTTTTAAATAAACTTTCGTTTTCTTCTTGCCTGTCGTCAAATGATAATTCAATTGGCTCAACTTCACCTAATTTATTTACGTTGCCAATTTCAGCATACTTAAACTTTTCAAGGCTAGCAATATCAACACTTTGAAAAGGAACGAAATCAAATAACTGTCTGTAAGAATAAAAATCCTTACTGCTAGTTTCAAATGATGAAATATACTTGTAATCGTATCGCAAACTTTCTTCTGAGCGAAAATCAGAAAATTTCTTTTTTTGAATATTTACTCCCATACTACTTCTTTTCTAATGTTGTCTAATATGGTTAGTAATTCAGATGTGCGAAGCACAATGTCACAACTTTTATAGCGTGAAAGCAAACCGTTTTTAAAGTGGTTAATCAGTTCTGTATCGGTTCTCTCTGCAAATTCTGGTTTTAGTTTATCGTCTTCATAATATTTTTTGAAAATCTCAATTACTTGGTTTTTCTCGGTTTCAGTCTGTTCAATTTTTGTGTTTTGTGCTTCAATGTCAGCATTAAGTTTTTCAGCTTTCTTTTTCAATGCTTCGGTTTCTTTGCCGTCAATTTTTTTATTGACTGCTTCCAATTCCGCTTTTAATTCAGACAATTTCTCTTTTAAGATTTTAATATCTCGGTCGTAGCCTTCCAAGATTTCTTTTGTTTTAATGGTGTTTGGTGCATACTCAATATCGTAAAGGTCGTTTGGCATTGGGTTTTCGCCCCGTTTGGTGCGTTTGTAGCCCACATTTTCGGCTTCTGCCATAAAAATATCGTAGTCCATTTCTTTGGCTACTTCGCCAAATACCCACCAAGCATTATAAAAGCCAAAAACATTGGTTTCCTTTTCAAATTTTGAAAGGCTGTCAATTTCTTCGCTGTATTTGGTTAAAAGTTCTTTTGGGTTGAGTCCTTCGTCTTCGGGTGTGATATAGTCTTTCAAAAAGCGTTTAATGTTCTCTGAAATGTGATTTAAATCTTCTTTGTTAATGACTTCAACGGCTTCTTTATCTTCTTTCTCTAATAGTTTGTTTAAGTCGGTTGTAAGCTCTTTAACCCAGGCAAATTTTTTGCTGAGTTTGGCTTTATTTACAAAGTAATCATGATAGCGAACAACACGAGTCTTGAGTTTTGCCCATTCTTTTCCGTATTTGTCCCAAAGCTCGTTCCATTGCTCAACTTGTTTTTTTGTTTTCTTTTGAGCAAACAAAAGACTCGTTTTGGTTGAAGTAAAAGGCTCAAAAGTTATCTGCGGTAAACTTACGATTGCCTTTACATTGAAATACTTGAAAAGGAATAAACGAATGTATTTGTTTTCGGTAGTGTCAAAAACGCTTTCAGGCAATACAACACCCAAACGACCGTTCTCTTTCAAAAGCTGGTAATATCGTTCAATAAACAAGTTTTCAGAGTTCTTTTTGTCGCCAAACACAAAAGCATTTTTCACTTCTCTTTGTGTTTGCGTGTCTAAATCAACGCTAAAAGGTGGATTACTTACGGCAACATCAAATTTTGCGTTTACTTCTTTGTCGTTGTATAGAGTTTCCGGATTGGATGTTTCTAAGTAGTTAGGTGATGTTTCTTTTACATAGAAACGAAAAGGTAACAAGCCGTCTTTTACAAAAATGTTGGTTGAACCATCACCGTGCAAAATCATATTTACTTTGGAAGCTGTGCCTAAGTCAAAATTGATTTCAGTACCGTATAGATATTCTCTTGCCCATTTATTCTCAGCATAATCAGGCATAAAAAGTTCTTCGTAACGCTGTTTGATTTGTCGGCTTGTTTTGAGTTTGTATTTTTGTTTGTATTTGACTTCTTTGGTTATCAGCTTCATTGCTTCAACCAAATATGTTCCGCTTCCTGCCGATGGGTCAATAATTAGCGGTAATTCTCTATCATTGTTTAGTCTGTCAATTGCTAATTTGTCAAGCTGTAAAGCGTAAAGCAAAAAGTTTACGATTGGGGTAGGGGTAAAAAACTGCCCTTTGTTTTGTTTGAAACCGTCTCTTGTAATGCTTTCAAAGAAATCACCCAAAATGTCTTTTCCGTCTAATGAACTACGACCTTCCAAAAATGAAAAGCTCTCTAAGGATTGAACTGTATAAATGAGTTTGTTAAGTGGAAATTTGTTTCGGTTGATGATGTTATCATCATCAATTTTTTGCTGTTCCGAAACATTGAGCTGTTCTTTTAATGCTCTTTTGTAAAGTTGGTTTATTCTGTCGTAAACTTTTTCTGAAGCTTCAATATGGCTACCATACTGATAAATTTGAAAATCATATTCTTTTCCTTCTTCTTTTTCGTATTCATCCTGAATTTTAGCAAGTATAATATTGACAAGCGAATAGAATATTTCACTGTCGTTTGTTCCGCCACCGCCCCAAAGCACATTATGAAGATTTCTCCCCAATCCTTCTATTTCTTCTCGATTGATTTTTTTTCTTAAATCGTGTTTTTCGTGTCCTTTGATTAAAGACTGTTTCTTAGGTTCTCCGTAACCTGCGGTTAGTTCAACCCCAATGGAAATAAAGCCGTCATTTTCCCAATCTGTGTAGTTTCGGTATTTCTCAAAGTCAATGATGATAGCTTTGTCTAAAACGCCTTCGTCTTGTAGGTCAGCTGTATAGTAAACCAAATATTTCACTTTGGTCTTATAGTCTTTTTCTTCGGCGACTGCTAATGAAAAAAGTTGTCCTTCAATTTCTTCTTTATCTTTCTCAAACTTGTCAGGTGCTTTGGCTTCAATGAAAAAGAACGGATTGCCTTTGTCGTCTTTTACAATGATGTCAATACGTGGCGTTAATTTTCCGTGTCCTGCTTTTACGGAATATTCTTTTTCTATTTCAATGTTCTCAGGTTTATAATCAAGTTCGCTTACCAAGCGGTCAATTAGAAATGCTCTTACAATTTCTTCGTCACCTGTCAAAGATTTTAAAACTCTGTACTGTTTAATTTTTTCGGAATACTGAACAGTCGCTTTGTCAATGCTGATTTTAGCAACACTGTTTTTATGTTTGTGCAGTTTCTGTTCAATATTTTGCTTCCAATCTTTCATACTATATATCTAAAATTTTATAAGTCGTCAAATTTACTTTTTTTGTCCGTTGGTTTGTCCATGCGTGGGCAAAAAATGGCTCTTTTGGTTTTTCAGCGTTGAGCTGTGTGTAGGCAAAAACCAAATGTGCCTTTTGAGGGTCAGCTGTCTTTTTACATTGATGTATAACGTTTGGCGGTATGGTTAGTTGCCGATTTCGAAGCACTTTCCTTTCAAGTTACAACTACTTTTGATACAAGCTGTGCCGCTCGAATACCCACTTCACCGACAATTAACTATACCGCGTGTTATGCAAAGTTTTATTTCTAAACTGGATTTCTATCTCTCTCTCCTTTAATTCGTTGCCTTTTTGAATTAGATTTTCTATTTGCTTTTCAATAATCATTTGTTCTTGTTTAAACTTTCTTATTTTTTGCTCATCTAAAACATCAAACTCTCCATTATCAATTAATAGATAATGTTCATTTAATGAATTCTCAATGTGATTCTTTCTATCATGCAAAAATTTAAGTTCCTCATTGAGCATCATCCTTTCTTTTATAAACGCTTCTTTAAATTCATGGTATCTCAATATGTCTTTCTCTTTTCGTAATTGAGATAAGCGATTTCTTTCATCTAAGCGCCTTAATTCTCTTATTTCCTCAATAACCTTTTGGTCAATGTGTTCATTTAAATAGTCTCTTGCAAACTCTAAAAATCTATCTGATTGATACATGTAAAATGATTCTTGTGTCTCTAATTTGAATTCTTTGATTAATTCCGGTCTTGGACTGATAGTTTTACCCTTAAATCTTACCCACCAGTCTTCTTTTCTGTCATCGGTAACTAAAATAACAGCTTGTTTTAATTCTTTTGATTTATTAATAGTTTGTTTCCATACAATCAAGTCTCCGAATTTTTTAGAATTAGCCTCCGTATCATCTTTCTTATTTGAATCCTTAAAACCTGGTGGAATTTTATTAGCAAATCTATATTCGCCCTCTTTAAATAAAGCTTTCAATTCTTCTTCACTAAATTCATTTCCAACTTTATTGTCAAACAAAGATTCTACCTTATCAAGTATATCATCTTCGCTTATCCTTTTGTTATGGAAGTCCTTACTAGAATTCAAATTTTCACAAATCTCTTTACTCAATTCAGAAAACTTCTTTAACAGTTTTTGTGGAATAAATGGATGTTGTCTAGAATTCTTAAACTCTTTTTCCATTGAATCAATTGATGAAATAGCATCTTCATATGCTTTTTCTTGTTGGCTAATAACAGATAGTCTGTTATCAAAAAATTCTTGTGCTGATTGGTGCGGAATCCAAATTCTTTCTTTGAGTTTATCTAATATTTTAATAAACTCTTCTCTTGTTTCATCTGAATATCTGTAAAAATTTAGTAAAATATTAGCATCAAAAGTGAAAAGAGCATTATCCCATAATTTGTTAATGTCATTTTCTGATAGTTTAAAATAGCCTGGAAATTTTGATTTCATATCTTTTTAAATTTTGCATAACGTGTTATTTACGCAATGAATATACAACATTCGTATATACCCGATTTACAACATTCGTATATCCCTACGAAATCGGGGGTGTTTACGAAAGTTATTTGAATATGATTTATTATGCCTTTATTTAGTTAACAAATCTAATTATGTTAAGAATCCAAAGATAACGAAAAATATAAATAGAAAAAACTAAAAACCCTCAATAATATAATCTGCAATATCGTAACCCGCTTTGGTTTGATCTTTTGTGGCGTGTTTTTCGGTTAGTGAGGATGTTTTGATATTACAAAAGATTTGGCTTTTGATTTGAATAGATTTCTTTTCCCATTTATCAAAGCAACCGGCATCGGGGTATAGGACTACATTTTTATTTTGGAGTACTCTTGATTTCTCAACGTTTAGGCCGTTGAGGTTGCCTGCTGCAAGCCAATTGTAGTTATCGAAGATAATACTTCCTATAACGGCTGTTTTTTCTGCCTCAACGAGTGCGATTGGTTTGTCGGGGTAGATGCGGATGAGGTGTTCACCGAAGTAGCATTGACATAGATTGAAGTTGGCAAATTCGGAGTTTCTTTTTTTGGAGTTTCTTTTTTTTAATATGTTGTGCACCCAGTTTATTGCTCCGGTCTTGTTTTTGATTCGTTTCCCGGTATCGGGATTGTATTGCATTATCTTGCCTGTGCGAACTTTACCATTTATATCGATCTGCCAGAATATAACGCTTTGGTTTTTTGTTGCTCCAAGAGCGTAATTTCTCATTGCATTTTCAATTTTATCGCGCGAAAAGTGTTTGCACAAGAAGCGCACAAAATTAGAGTTGAATGAAACGGATTGTTTAACATAGCTGAGAGGAATAAAATCTATTTTACATTGCGAAGCCTTCAGGCGAACTGTGTGAGCATGCAAAGGTACTGAGCTCGGTTTATTATAATTATGATCATTAAAATATTGACGTGGAGGATAGTGATATCCACATTTAATTGCCCGGTTGCATATTCCAACAGTAGGATGAATTGGTTCTCCTGTGTTTCCATCCAAATATAAAGTAAAGGTTTTCTTTACTTTACAATTTGGGCAAGTATGACGTGTTCCCCTACCCTTATATGGTTCGAGAAACGGTTGTTTATATAAAGACATGAGATTATTAATGTGTTGCAGGAAGTTCACTTTCTGCACATTCTACACTTTTTATGTGTAGAATGTGCCTTTTTCAGTCTAAATATCTTGAAATAGTGTAGAAAGTGTAATAAGTGCAGAATTTAGAACAGTTATTTATTTTACCCTTAACTTACTGCATTATTGTCCGAGGTTGAGAATATTATTCTCTCAACATTTACAGCCATACCATAATTTTTCCGTTCAATAAGAATTCCCAGGTTCCGGATTCGATCACTAAAATTTCTCTTAGTTACCGGGATATAATTATCATCCTTACAGAAAGATTTAAAATCACTGTATAACTCTCCCAATGGCGTAAACTTATCAGTTGATGTAATATACTTCTCATCAATGAAAAGAGCAACTGTATTTGATTCTCTTTTATATTTATTGAGAATATTGTCCACTGCATTGCATTGAGTGAAGTTCTTTTGTTGTAGCAACCTTTTCAGTCCGTCCAGGACCCAGTTGAACACTCCTGATAATTCATTATTAATGATTTTACTAGCCAACTGTTTATCCTGTTTATTCTCCGGAATTGTAACATCAAAAGGAATAATAAGAAACCTGCGAAAGAACGCATTATTCACCTCAACATCCTTTGGAAGCTCATTGCAGTTAAATATCAATTTAGCGTAATTGGTAAGCGTGAATGGCTCACCATATGGTAGTCGAGCCTCAACAGGCTCACCAGACACCAACTGTTTGAAAATAGATGTTTCAAGCTTACCATTAATCTCACTTGCATAGTTAACAAGCTTATTGGCCAGCATAGAACGGAAGTAACCGTTCTCATTTGTCAGATTTTGAAGTGAGAAATTACTCACATTCTCAGTACCACCAAGAAGAGCGTTTACTATCTCGAAGAAAACAGACTTACCGTTGGCACCGGTCCCATATAAAACAAGAGACTTCTCGAGTTTTAAAACAGAAGTTTTGATAAAAAGATAACCGAGGTACTCGGCAAGTATCTTTTGTCTGTTTATATCGGGCAAAACAGTGTTTAGATAATCATCAAAGATAGGACACTCTGCCTTTTCATCATAAGGGAACGGAAGCTGATAAGTTAGAAAATCATTCCTGTCAGGCTTTCTCAGATGCATTTTACTACCATCGATCTCAAAAGTACCGTTCTTAAGATTTATCAAAACAGAATTATCATTCTGTTGAGGCTTTGGAAGTCTGGAAACAGACAGAAATTGTTGCAACAATTGTCGGCGAAAAGTATATAGCCTGGCATCGAATTTATAGACACCCATTTTCTCGGCAGCCTTACCAAGGAATATTTGGAAATCCTGAGACTCCACACAACTCCAATACTCACCATTGTACAAGTAAATGAAATTATGATTCCTGCAAACTCCCCAATTATTCTTATCCGCTGTTTCAAGAATTTTCTCAACACACGTAACAAGGAAATGCTTCTGCAGTAATTTCTGATCATCATTTTGGAAACCAGCCTCATTTCTGAAATCCACCTCATCGATTTGCTCATAAAGAGAAAACAGAATTTGAGAATGATCTTTAACCGGTTCACTTTCAATTATATCGAACTGTTTTTCAAATTCACTTAAATCAAGATCGAGTAAATCAATAAAATTTTGTTTATCAGAAACACTAACTACATTATTTACTTCAGTTGCTGTTCCATTAACTTCACATTTCACTAGCATTCATACCTCCTTTCTCATCATCTTCACTCTCGTAATCACCTCTTCTTAAGTCACCATTATAATTTTCTTTGAGTAATAAAAAGATGTCCGACTTTCTGTAATATAACTTACCTTTAATCCGTGAGAAAGGAAGCAGACCTTCAATTCTCCAGGTCTGTAAAGTTCGCTGACTAATATGCATGTTAGTGCATACATCCTGAGCATCAATCCAGTCAGACCATTCATCTTGCCGATCAGTTAAATCTACTCCTTTCATAGGCTCCTCCTTCTTATATTATTACGGATACGCATAGTCTGTTCCTCAATAGCTGCTTCCAGATCTTCCTTTTCTTTGCTATCACTTATCAACCACTCATCAATTTCGCTTTTTAGAAACTGTAATTTCTTCCCTTTCTTATGATAAGGAATAAATTTAGAGCACACCCAACCGTAAACAGTTTGTTTGGCCGGCTTCGCAGGGAGATAAGAACACAGTTCATCAACATTCATCCATACAGCTTCATTAGGTTTGGAATTCAATGTAGCTTCGATCATGTTTTCAAGATTTCCAATTTTCTCAATCAGAACAGTAATAGCTTCAGGTACTTCATTAAATGTAATTGTTTTGTCATCCATAATATTAATGGCATTAATAGACTTATTTATGTGCCAATAAAAAATAAGCCACCACCTCTACAGTGAGGTGATGGGACAAATATAGATAGCTAAATATAGGCTGTAACGGAGTCAGGGAGTTACAGAA
This portion of the Lascolabacillus massiliensis genome encodes:
- a CDS encoding LexA family protein, which produces MKKQLNTQKIELIQPESSEQKYPYIGNVQAGFPSPADDFFHDYISLDELLVDHKETTFFARVSGSSMGNDFSDGDLLIIDKSLEWEENKIALCFIDGEFTLKRIKMKDGKCFLVPSNKDFPLLEVNYEQGVTIWGVVKYSIRKH
- a CDS encoding DUF6371 domain-containing protein encodes the protein MQKVNFLQHINNLMSLYKQPFLEPYKGRGTRHTCPNCKVKKTFTLYLDGNTGEPIHPTVGICNRAIKCGYHYPPRQYFNDHNYNKPSSVPLHAHTVRLKASQCKIDFIPLSYVKQSVSFNSNFVRFLCKHFSRDKIENAMRNYALGATKNQSVIFWQIDINGKVRTGKIMQYNPDTGKRIKNKTGAINWVHNILKKRNSKKRNSEFANFNLCQCYFGEHLIRIYPDKPIALVEAEKTAVIGSIIFDNYNWLAAGNLNGLNVEKSRVLQNKNVVLYPDAGCFDKWEKKSIQIKSQIFCNIKTSSLTEKHATKDQTKAGYDIADYIIEGF
- a CDS encoding Y-family DNA polymerase: MYALIDCNNFYASCERVFNPTLIGIPVVVLSNNDGCVIARSNEAKAIGIPMGAPAFEYEHLFRRYKVKVFSANFPLYGDMSRRVMSLLSNYSPHQEIYSIDECFLNLEGINVDLQKYGLEMKARIEKGTGIPISIGTAPTKALAKLANRIAKKFPNETGGSYVIDTEEKRIKALKWLKVEDIWGVGRRNAKKLYAIGAYKAIDFVNLSEAWVRKNMTITGLNLQKDLKGIPTIEMVEPEKKKSIGTSRTFETDLRSFDEVRERITTFTSMSAEKLREQNSFCKRLIVFIGTNPFKEHETQYYPSIQIKLAFPTNSTLEMVKFANEGLKQIFKNNLYYKRGGVLLTDFVDASVYQPSLFFNSDPKHKKLMEVIDKLNDKYHRDVVRLASQDERKHKMKQAHLSPHYTTDINEILTVEV
- a CDS encoding restriction endonuclease subunit S domain-containing protein: MGVNIQKKKFSDFRSEESLRYDYKYISSFETSSKDFYSYRQLFDFVPFQSVDIASLEKFKYAEIGNVNKLGEVEPIELSFDDRQEENESLFKKIEKGDIIKPLSGDVLISKIRPYLNKNVLIENEETYFTKAFIHIRPKINSELFFLALRTKFINQINAVSRQGKGYPTLRVDDLKSIRFPKSIVDALVNSQSELIEKISPLKQDIANLKATKKQTLSIINQVFGESFDFDWSAFENIKKEKSYTSSISKFSNNIDCRMGIRFHNKAGAYIQSFLESMTNKRIKDFISENIVLGKSVSPSDYDEEGEYFYIAMSNIKTWEFDPEDCKRVSESYAASNLNKTVKKGDILLARSGEGTIGKVALIEDEDINGIFADFTQRIRLTGFDPLCAYYYMRSDFFQYLVYTHKKGLGNNTNIFPSQIKEFPIPDWDDTKQAEIVEKIKTQLDEQKVIDRQIEEKQQAINKIIEDAIKQEQN
- a CDS encoding N-6 DNA methylase; amino-acid sequence: MKDWKQNIEQKLHKHKNSVAKISIDKATVQYSEKIKQYRVLKSLTGDEEIVRAFLIDRLVSELDYKPENIEIEKEYSVKAGHGKLTPRIDIIVKDDKGNPFFFIEAKAPDKFEKDKEEIEGQLFSLAVAEEKDYKTKVKYLVYYTADLQDEGVLDKAIIIDFEKYRNYTDWENDGFISIGVELTAGYGEPKKQSLIKGHEKHDLRKKINREEIEGLGRNLHNVLWGGGGTNDSEIFYSLVNIILAKIQDEYEKEEGKEYDFQIYQYGSHIEASEKVYDRINQLYKRALKEQLNVSEQQKIDDDNIINRNKFPLNKLIYTVQSLESFSFLEGRSSLDGKDILGDFFESITRDGFKQNKGQFFTPTPIVNFLLYALQLDKLAIDRLNNDRELPLIIDPSAGSGTYLVEAMKLITKEVKYKQKYKLKTSRQIKQRYEELFMPDYAENKWAREYLYGTEINFDLGTASKVNMILHGDGSTNIFVKDGLLPFRFYVKETSPNYLETSNPETLYNDKEVNAKFDVAVSNPPFSVDLDTQTQREVKNAFVFGDKKNSENLFIERYYQLLKENGRLGVVLPESVFDTTENKYIRLFLFKYFNVKAIVSLPQITFEPFTSTKTSLLFAQKKTKKQVEQWNELWDKYGKEWAKLKTRVVRYHDYFVNKAKLSKKFAWVKELTTDLNKLLEKEDKEAVEVINKEDLNHISENIKRFLKDYITPEDEGLNPKELLTKYSEEIDSLSKFEKETNVFGFYNAWWVFGEVAKEMDYDIFMAEAENVGYKRTKRGENPMPNDLYDIEYAPNTIKTKEILEGYDRDIKILKEKLSELKAELEAVNKKIDGKETEALKKKAEKLNADIEAQNTKIEQTETEKNQVIEIFKKYYEDDKLKPEFAERTDTELINHFKNGLLSRYKSCDIVLRTSELLTILDNIRKEVVWE
- a CDS encoding PIN-like domain-containing protein; protein product: MKSKFPGYFKLSENDINKLWDNALFTFDANILLNFYRYSDETREEFIKILDKLKERIWIPHQSAQEFFDNRLSVISQQEKAYEDAISSIDSMEKEFKNSRQHPFIPQKLLKKFSELSKEICENLNSSKDFHNKRISEDDILDKVESLFDNKVGNEFSEEELKALFKEGEYRFANKIPPGFKDSNKKDDTEANSKKFGDLIVWKQTINKSKELKQAVILVTDDRKEDWWVRFKGKTISPRPELIKEFKLETQESFYMYQSDRFLEFARDYLNEHIDQKVIEEIRELRRLDERNRLSQLRKEKDILRYHEFKEAFIKERMMLNEELKFLHDRKNHIENSLNEHYLLIDNGEFDVLDEQKIRKFKQEQMIIEKQIENLIQKGNELKEREIEIQFRNKTLHNTRYS